One window from the genome of Salvia miltiorrhiza cultivar Shanhuang (shh) chromosome 7, IMPLAD_Smil_shh, whole genome shotgun sequence encodes:
- the LOC130993179 gene encoding uncharacterized protein LOC130993179, with protein sequence MSTFHQDSASNEIGPEKSMKPGKTRRSWSVREEEVLLAALKELVVQGWKSDNGFKAGYLGKLQEAVKNAFPGTDLRGTPHIHSKIQTWKKNYASLSYMLTKTGVGFNVDGKYMIDCDTELWNEIVKCDPNASNMRKKSWLYLEEWKEIFGKDRANGTSAEDVVDALHEMNDEDNLDNEGTQGDYHPHFEDEAENEVADDSVCQPQRNSAAAKVLGKKRKANDDSFGQLIEVLGEMSKNADKRADTIAGRIGYEQDLGKARKEVYDQLHNMPTLTMSDRFVAYELLAGDKQGLELFMGLPDEAKPHYVVHILMSKKI encoded by the exons ATGAGTACCTTCCATCAAG ACTCGGCGAGTAATGAAATCGGACCTGAAAAGTCCATGAAACCTGGAAAGACACGACGTAGTTGGTCAGTGAGGGAGGAGGAGGTGCTTCTTGCTGCTTTGAAGGAACTTGTAGTGCAGGGTTGGAAGTCGGACAATGGATTCAAAGCTGGGTATCTTGGAAAGCTTCAAGAAGCTGTTAAGAATGCGTTTCCAGGGACGGATCTCAGGGGCACGCCTCATATCCATTCAAAAATACAAACATGGAAGAAGAATTATGCATCACTCTCATATATGTTGACTAAGACCGGAGTCGGTTTTAACGTGGATGGAAAATATATGATAGATTGCGATACAGAGCTGTGGAATGAAATTGTAAAG TGTGACCCAAATGCAAGCAATATGCGCAAAAAGAGTTGGTTGTACTTGGAAGAATGGAAGGAGATCTTCGGGAAGGACCGTGCAAACGGTACCTCAGCGGAAGATGTTGTGGATGCACTGCACGAAATGAATGATGAGGATAATCTTGATAACGAGGGAACACAGGGTGATTACCATCCCCACTTTGAAGATGAAGCGGAGAATGAGGTCGCCGATGACAGTGTGTGTCAACCTCAGAGAAATAGCGCTGCTGCAAAAGTATTGGGCAAGAAACGTAAAGCTAATGATGACTCCTTTGGACAACTTATCGAAGTGTTAGGAGAGATGAGCAAGAATGCCGATAAGAGGGCTGACACAATAGCCGGGCGTATTGGCTATGAGCAAGACTTGGGCAAAGCTAGAAAAGAAGTTTATGATCAGCTGCACAACATGCCTACTTTGACAATGAGCGATAGGTTTGTAGCCTATGAACTTTTGGCGGGTGACAAACAGGGTCTCGAGCTGTTTATGGGACTTCCAGATGAGGCAAAACCACACTACGTCGTGCATATACTCATGTCTAAGAAAATCTAG
- the LOC130993181 gene encoding uncharacterized protein LOC130993181, with the protein MPTDDVNIVCIYLLMEEIFLENLILILVAYHIMVRMRSRKRRRNTNAAVFGYIERIPDQAFHMNRLVCVSDVDCVANLRMDRNTFGRLCLLLRDLGGLSDGRYIRVEEQVAIFLSILAHHKKNRVVRFDFWRSGQTVSKFVHLVLRAILKLHTVLLVKPVPVPDDCTDNRWRWFKGCLGALDGTYINVLVSNADKPRYRTRKGQISTNTLAVCDRSMKFVYVLPGWEGSAADSRILRNALTRVNGLRVPKGSYYLCDNGYANSEGFLAPYKGIRYHLKEWGPNAARPQNSMELFNLRHSKARNIIERAFGIMKMRWGILRSTTFYPVKTQNRLIMACFILNNFIRAEMPEDPIEQEFDSATMNEQDDVEGDAEFIDVIESSHLWNAERDAIADAMWQDYLNNI; encoded by the exons ATGCCGACTGATGACGTTAATATAGTGTGTATATACCTGTTGATGGAAGAGATTTTCCTAGAAAATCTCATTCTCATACTGGTAGCTTATCATATTATGGTTAGGATGAGATCACGTAAACGAAGAAGAAATACTAATGCAGCAGTTTTTGGGTACATTGAACGAATTCCTGATCAAGCTTTCCATATGAATAGGCTCGTATGTGTTAGCGATGTAGATTGTGTAGCAAACTTACGCATGGACCGCAACACATTCGGTAGACTTTGTCTTTTGTTGCGTGATCTAGGGGGGTTATCTGATGGGAGGTACATTAGGGTGGAAGAACAAGTCGCAATATTTTTGTCCATACTAGCACACCACAAAAAAAATAGGGTTGTTAGGTTTGATTTTTGGCGGTCCGGCCAAACTGTATCCAAATTTGTGCACCTCGTTCTAAGGGCAATTCTAAAATTGCACACCGTTTTACTTGTCAAACCTGTTCCCGTTCCAGATGACTGTACGGACAACAGGTGGCGATGGTTCAAG GGTTGTTTGGGTGCTCTCGATGGCACTTATATAAATGTGTTGGTGAGTAATGCCGACAAACCGAGGTATCGAACCCGCAAAGGGCAGATATCTACAAACACACTCGCTGTTTGTGATCGAAGTATGAAATTCGTGTATGTGTTGCCCGGTTGGGAAGGCTCGGCTGCAGATTCGAGAATATTGCGCAATGCCCTCACACGGGTAAATGGGTTGAGGGTGCCCAAGG GTAGTTATTACCTTTGCGACAACGGGTATGCTAATAGCGAAGGTTTTCTTGCTCCATATAAGGGGATACGCTATCATTTGAAGGAATGGGGCCCAAATGCAGCCAGACCCCAAAATTCAATGGAATTGTTCAATCTACGTCATTCGAAGGCAAGAAACATTATCGAACGTGCTTTTGGAATCATGAAAATGAGGTGGGGGATTTTGAGGAGCACTACCTTCTATCCCGTGAAGACTCAGAACCGTCTAATCATGGCGTGCttcattttaaataattttatccGAGCAGAGATGCCTGAAGATCCAATCGAGCAAGAATTTGATAGTGCAACTATGAACGAGCAAGATGATGTTGAGGGTGATGCTGAATTTATAGATGTGATAGAGTCTTCTCACCTATGGAACGCGGAGAGAGATGCAATTGCGGATGCGATGTGGCAAGACTATCTAAACAATATTTGA